Below is a window of Staphylococcus succinus DNA.
GCCATCATGTTGAAGGAATTACAACAACTGTTGATGAGGCGCTTATTGAGGCTGAGATTACAATGAACGATGTTGATGCAATTGCAGTGACACAAGGTCCAGGATTAATTGGTGCGTTACTCGTAGGTATTAATGCAGCCAAAGCTTTAGCTTTTGCCTATGATAAGCCTTTAGTACCTGTACATCATATTGCTGGGCATATTTATGCCAATAATTTAGAGGAGCCCTTACAGTTCCCATTAATGGCATTGATTGTTTCAGGTGGTCATACAGAACTCGTATATATGAAAGACCATTTGAGTTTTGAAGTGATTGGTGAAACGAGAGATGATGCTGTAGGTGAAGCATATGATAAAGTGGCAAGAACGATTGGTCTTAATTATCCAGGTGGGCCTCAAGTTGATCGTCTAGCAAGTGAAGGGCAGGATAGTTATCATTTTCCAAGAGTTTGGCTCGATAAAGATAGCTATGATTTTAGCTTTAGTGGATTGAAAAGCGCAGTAATCAATAAACTGCATAATTTACGTCAAAAAGGTGAAAATATTAATCATGCGGACGTGGCTACAAGTTTTCAAAACAGTGTGGTAGAAGTATTGGTAGGGAAATCAATTTCGGCTTGTAAACATTATAATGTGAAACAACTTCTTGTTGCTGGAGGCGTAGCTAGTAATAAAGGATTACGTTCAAATCTAGTAGAAGCGTGTGCTTCACAAAATATTGCATTGTCTATACCAAGCCCAGCATTGTGTACAGATAACGCTGCAATGATTGGAGCAGCAGGGTATTATTTATATCAAGCAGGCTTAACAGCTGATATGACATTAAATGGATTTAACAGCATGGATATTGAATCCTTTTCAATATAGTTATGATTAACCTCGTGTTGTAACGATTAAATAGACACTAACGAACAGTGTAAATAAACCCAAGTGTTTGATGTTTAAAATGAAAGGCCATGTTACGTAAATAGTAACGTGGCCTTTTACTTTGGATATTTTTTAAAGGACAATGGGATAATTTATTGAAACGTTTTTATACGAACTGTAAAAGGGTATAGCTATAAGTAGAATTAAAAAATGTAATTTGTAATTATAGATAGTAAAACTGCGCAAATAAATGAAATTTAAAGGAGGAATTATAGATGAAATCAATTCAATATTTTAACTTTCAAAATAGCTTGTCAGCTTTGAACTTTTATGAAAAACACTTAGGTGCAACGAATATTCAACGGCTCGGTGGAGATGATGAGATGTTTGACGATATGCCTAAGGAATACCAAGTAGATGATGATTTTACGATGCATGCATCTTTTGAAATATTAGGTGAAACGTTTTATTGTAGTGATACAATGGACAATAAAAAGATAGATAATAGTGGTGCAATTGCAGTTTTTACATTTGATTATACGAATGAAGCGGATAAGGATAAAGCGGTGGCATTTTATAATAAAGCCATCGAAGGTGGATGTAAAGCGACAATGCCATTAGGTAAAACGGAATGGTCTAAACTATATGGTATGTTTAATGATCCATTTGGTGTAACTTGGATGATTAATGCTGAATAAATCAATATAAAGAAGGCCCTTTTATCAAAATAAAAGGGCCTTCTTTATATAATCAGTCTACTTTTGACTTGGCGCGATTATAGATTTGATGTGGGAAGTCCATGATTCTTAGCAGTTCAATCGCATTACGTGTGTTTGCTTTACCCGCTTTGATTTTATAGTCAAAGACAATGTTATCATCAGCTATGGATTCATTAAAATGAAAATTCTCATAGGTTTTTTCTAATAATGAGGATAGTTCAATATCATGTGTAGCTGCGATAACGTGATAGCCAGAAAGTTGGTCTAAATAACTCAATACCGATTCTGAAGCGGCAATACGTTCGGTTGTATTAGTACCTTTAAAAATTTCATCAATAAAACAATATACTTTACTTTGGGAATGAAGCTCAAATAAACGTCTTATCGATTTGATTTCTGTCATAAAATAGCTATCACCTGATAATATATCATCTTGATTGACCATTGAAGTATAGACTAAACCTGGCTTATAAGTGAAGCGAGATGCTGTAACAGTGTCTACAGTTTGTGCTAAGACAAGGTTTAACGCAACTGCTTTCATAAAAGTAGATTTACCCGATGCATTTGATCCTGTGAGTAAGATAGGGTACTTTATTTTTAAATCATTTGAGATAGCCTCAGAAATGAGAGGGTGAGTTAGCTCATCAAAATCAAGAACATCAGCTTGTGTGCGCTCAGGAACAGTGTAATTATCTAATGTTTCTCTCCATAATGCGACGGAATAATGATTATCGATACTAGAGATGTACTCATAACAAGCCATAACTTCTTCATCATAAGTTTTGAAACTCTTTTGAATTAAATGGAATATTTGATAATCCAACATAAACATTAATTTAAATAGCATAGCAATAACAAAAGCTTCATCATTAGAATTAATGCGACCTAACAATCCACTAAATTTGCGTGCCGTTTTAAAATGATTGAAGTTAACATTTAACTTAGGCGCTTGTTCTAAATTATGTATATCATAGGCCTTTTTAATAACGGTTGACGTATAAAACATGGAATTTAAATCTTGATCAAATGTTTTTTTTAACGAACCACTTAAAATCATGTTAAAAATTAACGAAAAAATGGTTAATATTATTCCGATACTAGGCGCAAAAAAGGTCGCGATTAAAAAAATCAAAGGTAAGTATGTACACAGCATGAAAAAGTTATTACGTTTTACATACAATAATTGGTTAGGAAACATAGGATAAATCGCTTTGCCTATTTGTGCTAAATGGAAAGAAATCTGCTGTCTAAAAGAGACATCTGTTTTAAAATGTCTAATAAGTTTACTATCTTTAACTTCGAACATACGTCTTAATGTAGCATATAATCTCATTTCACCAATTGCAGTGAAATTAAAATTCATCTTATCAAATACAGCATCCATATTTAAATCAGACCATGTTTTATCATCTAAAAGAATGTGCGCATCATATTGATGCTTGAAAGAATCATATTGATAACTATATCTGTGATAAGGGCGTATAAAATTTTCTAAAGGTTTTCGTCTATCCCATAAAGATTGAATATTGTGTTTTAGTTTTTTATTACCTATGATTTTTGATGATAATGTGATTAAAATAGCAGCTACAACAAAGGCGATAAAAAACCATAATAGTGTGGGCATAAATAAGGTCATTCCTTTCTTAATATTGCGAAACAATACACTTTAATTATGACATGGTTGTTTGATTTGAACAAATGACAGTTTGTACAAAGACATGTTGCGTTTGTTTAAAAGTCAATAGGGAACATGCGTACTTATCAACAAAAAGTGTATAACGTGTGGATAAGTGGTGGTTATCTATGTGGATATGCTCCGATTTCTGAAAATTAAAAACAAGAAAAGCTTCGAATTCTCCTGTGGATAACTGGGATAACTCTGTGGATAGCCATAACAAAGGGAAATTCATTGTGAATAGAATGAAAGTAGGAATATATAATAAAAAAAGTGAAAGTAGAATAGTCTACTTTCACTTTGATACACTTAATGTGTGTTATAACAACATTTCTTGTAATTCTGCCCATTCAGCCATAACTTCTTCTAAATGCTGTTCGGCTGTTGCTTTTTTAATTGCTATGTCATTTGCTTTGTCTGGGTTTGAATAAATATCAGGTAAGGTGAGTTGTTCGTTGAGGTCACTAATTTCTTGTTCATAACTTTCAATTTGTACTTCACATTGCTCTATTTTTCGCTCAATTTGTCTTTGCTCACGTTTTTGCTGTTTCTGATCAATATAAGTATTACTTTGTTGAGCTACAATATCCGACTGTGAAGGATTATCTAATTCTTTTTTCGCCTGAATAGCTGCTTTTTCTTCTAATTTTTCAATATAATATTGATAGTCACCTAAATAAATTGTGCCGCCATCATGATCTAAATCTAAAATTTTATTTGCTAATTGATTTATAAAGTAACGATCATGCGAGACGAATAATATTGTACCTTCAAAATGGTCTAAAGCTTGCTCTAACATTTCTTTTGAATCAATGTCTAAGTGGTTGGTAGGTTCATCTAAGATGAGTACATTATTGCGTTCTAACATAAGTAATGCTAATTGTAATCTAGCTTTTTCGCCACCAGATAAGTCATTAATTATTTTTTTTACATCTTCTTGAACGAATAAAAATCGTCCTAAAACAGCACGAATATCCTTTTCGTTCATTGTAGGATATTGATCCCAAAGGTAATCGAGAATTGTTTTATTTGATTTAAATTCAGCTTGCTTTTGATCGTAATAGCCTATTTTTAAATTAGCACCTTTGGTAATTTCACCATTTAACTTCTCTTGTATACCGGCGATAGTTTTGATTAAGGTTGATTTACCTATACCATTGGGTCCAATAATAGCTACGTGATCGCCCTTAGTGATTTCCATATTAATGCCTTTAGTTATTGGAGTTTCATAACCGATTTCTAAATTTTTTATATGGAAGACATCGTTACCTGTGTTTCGATTGAAATCGAATTGAATGTTCGCACTTTTAGCATCAATCATAGGTTTGCTCACACGTTCAATTTTTTCTAGCATTTTACGTCGACTTTTGGCCATACCAGTAGTCGAAGCACGAGCAATATTTTTTTCGACAAACGTTTCAAGACGTTTAATCTCAGCTTGCTGATTTTCATATTCTTGCATACGTTTCTCATAGTATTTATCTCTTTGCTCTATAAATTGACCATAATTACCTACATAATGTTGTACATCTCCAAGCGCTACATCATATACTTGATTGACAATTTTATCTAAGAAGTATCTGTCATGACTGATAATGACGATAGCACCTTTAAAGTAATTAAGGTAACCTTCAAGCCATTGCGTTGTTTCCATATCTAAATGGTTAGTAGGCTCATCCAATAGTAATAAATCAGGTTCACTTAGTAGCATTTGTGCTAGTGATAAACGTGTTTTTTGTCCTCCGCTAAAATCATTAATAGGACGATTAAAATCCGCTTCTGTAAAGTTTAAACCATGTAGTACAGTTTTAATTTTACTTTCATATTGGTAACCTTCTTGTTGCTCAAATTGATTAGATAATGATTCATAACGATCGATATGATATTTGTAATCTTCGGTATCATATTCATTTGCATGCTGTGCTAACCAATCTGTTTCTTTCTTCATTTCCATTTCCATTTGCTTCATATGTTCAAATGGCTTTGACATTTCTTCAAAAACAGTTTGTTTCGTATCTAAAGTCATTTGTTGGGTCAAATAACCTAATTTAAGATTTTTAATTTTAGAAATTTGTCCAGTATCATAATCTTCGACGCCAGCAATAATTTTCATTAAAGTAGATTTTCCGGCACCATTTCGACCTACAATGCCTATACGTTCGCCAGTTTTAACTTCGAAATCTACATTATTAAAAATGTCTTCTCCATCGAATGATTTTGATATGTCGTTAAGTTGTAATAGTATCATCTGATTTGCACCTCTCTATTCATTATCATTCTACAGTATTCAAGGCTTGGATAAAACTATCAGTGTTTATTTTTATTAGTCATTAATGTATAATGTTGTAGTGATTATAAGATTATTCAGTATTAGATAATGAAATAGGGGGACAACATCTTGGCTAATCAAAGCGAAAAGATTCCTCGTGCCACATTGAAACGTTTACCGTTGTATTATAGATTCGTCAATACATTGAAATCTAAAGGCATTGATAGAGTTAATTCAAAAGCTATTAGTGAAGGATTAAATATTGATTCTGCAACTATCCGTCGTGATTTTTCATACTTTGGTGAGCTTGGCAAAAAAGGCTATGGCTATAACATAGATAGTTTATTACATTTTTTTAAAAATGAAATAAGTGAAAATGACGAAATTAAGATTGCAATCGTAGGTGTAGGGAATTTAGGGAAAGCATTATTAACATATAATTTCTCTATACATGATGAGATGACGATAACGGAAGCTTTTGATATACGAGATGAAGTAATAGGGACAGAAATAGGTAATGTCAGTGTAAGTGCATATAATGAAATTACTGACATACTTACACGAGAAGATATAGATATTGTCATATTGACCACACCTGAAGATGTAGCACAACAAGTGGCAGACACTTTAGTAGCAGCAGGTGTGAAAGGTATATTAAACTTTACTCCGAGTCGTGTAATAACGCCATCTGATGTTCAAGTACATCATATTGATTTAGGGATTGAATTACAGTCGTTATTATTCTTTATGAAAAATTATAGCAATAAATAATATAGGTAAAGTAAAGCTAGCTTATAATCAATACTAGACGTGATACGATGCGTTGTGTATTGAGTAAGCTAGCTTTTTTATAAGTGTTTTGCATTGGATTACAAGATGAGGGTTAAGTTAAATTGACAATTGAATGCATTATCTCGTATTACAAAGCTTCATTAATTGTAATTAATTTTCGCGCTTGATTTGTAATAATATTTAGAAACAACTTTTTCTGATGAAGTATATGAGTATAGAGGTTGAAATTTTATACAATTTCTAATATCATTAATCTTATTGATTTTATCGGGAAAGAGGTTATGGAATGACTTGGTTAATAATTAGTGGTCTTGTTGTGGGAGCACTTTTGGGCTTTGTTATGCAAAGGACAAGGTTTTGTTTAGCAGGTGGATTTAGAGATATGTATGTGCAAAAAAACAATAAAATGTTTTATGCCTTATTGATTGCAATAACTGTTCAAAGTATTGGGTTACTGATACTGACATCTACTGGAATGGTTCAAATTCCAGAATCAACGTATCCAATTATTGGTACGGTTATCGGTTCATTTATTTTTGGTATAGGTATTATTTTATCAGGTGGCTGTGCAACAGGTACTTGGTATAGAGCAGGAGAGGGATTAATCGGAAGTTGGTTAGCACTGATAGCTTACGCATTTACTTCAGCTGCAACTAAATTTGGTATTCTGTTACCATTAATGAATGGTTTGAATAAACCGACAACAGTAAATACAAGTATGTCACAAACGACAGGTATTCCTACTTGGGTATGGGTAGCGTTATTAACAATCATTACAGTGATTTTTGTAACTAAAACGTTACGTAAACCAAAACCTAAATTTGCAGTACCAAAATTAAAACAAAAATTTACAGGTGTACGCCATTATTTATTTGAAAAAAAATACCACCCATTTGTTGCAGCCATTGCGGTAGGATTAATTGCGTTACTTGCATGGCCTGTAAGTGAAACGACAGGTAGAATGTATGGATTAGGTATAACGACGCCATCAGCGAATATAATTCAATTTTTAGTGACAGGTGATACAAAACTAATAGACTGGGGCGTATTCCTTGTGCTTGGGATATTCTTAGGATCTTATATTGCAGCTAGAGGCTCAAGAGAATTTAAATGGAGATTGCCAGATAAGAAAACGATACGTAATAGTGTCATTGGTGGTATTTGCATGGGATTTGGTGCTTCAGTAGCAGGTGGATGTTCAATTGGCAACGGCCTAGTTGAAACAGCAACGATGTCTTGGAAAGGTTGGATTGCACTCGTATCTATGATATTAGGCGCATGGTTCATGAGTTATTTTATTTTTATTAGACCAATGAAGAAAGCGCAAAGTGCATCACAAACAGAAAAAAATACAGTATCTTCTCATACGCAAACAACTTAATTTTGAAGGAGGAAATGCATAATGGTATATGAATTAGGAACAGTCGGAATGGTTTGTCCATTCCCTTTAATTGAAGCTCAGAAGAAAATGAACACGTTAGATAACGGTGATGAATTAAAAATAGATTTTGACTGCACGCAAGCTACAGAGGCATTACCAAACTGGGCAGCAGAACAAGGTTATCCTATAACGAACTACGAACAACTAGACGATGCTTCATGGACGATTACGATTCAAAAATCTGAATAAAACAAAGCATAAACCAACTTGCAATAATTAGGAGTTATATACTTAATTATCTAAGTTGGTTTTTGTTTTAAATAGTATTTAAAGCGGTTGCAATATGATAGAATGAATACTGTTTACAATAGCTAATTAATGAGAGTGAGAAGACTATGAAAAATATTGCTGATATTGCAAAAATTGCTGGCGTATCAAAGAGTACTGTTTCTAGATATCTAAATAACGGGTCGGTAAGTGTAAAAACAAAGCAAAAATTGGATAAAATCATTCAAGAAAATGACTATCAACCTAATCAATTTGCGCAAAGTTTAAGAGCGCATAGAACAAATATGATTGGTGCAATTATACCTAGGATGAATTCTTATGCAGTAGATGAAACGATAAAAGGCGTAAAATCAGTGTGTAATGATTTAAACTATAGGTTATTGCTAAATTATACCAATTTAGATGTTGAATTGGAGATAGATGCCTTAGAAACTTTTTACAGAAGTAAAGTCGACGGTATTATATTGATGGCTACAGAAATTACACAAAGACATTTAGAAGTCATTAATAAAATTAATGTACCGGTTATTATCGTGGGTCAAGAACATAAAGACTTACATTGTATTATTCATGATGATTTTCATGCTGGATACCTTGTGGGTGACACTATAGGAACAAAAGGATATAAAGATGTCCAATTCTTTGGTGTAACAGAAAGTGATATTGCAGTTGGTATACATAGAAAAGAAGGCTTGATTGCGGGTTTGAGAACACACGGTATTACACCTCATATTTCGCATACTTCCTTTAATTATAAAGAAGCGATGATAGATGTTGCCAGTGAATTGGAAACCCATACGCATTATGACGCAGTTGTAGGTGCTACAGATTCGATTGCATTAGCAGTTCATAAATTCACCTCGGAGCATAAAAATCAATTAAAAAATCAACTTATTGTTGGATTTGGCGGAGATCCCGTTACCGAAATTGTATCTCCATCTATTAGTACAGTAATTTATCATTTTGAACAAGCAGGAGAAGTATCGATGAATAAATTAAATCAAATGATTCAACAACAACATATTGAAACGCGAATAACGATAGATGTGACGCTATCATTTAAAAGGTAGACGAAACATAATATATATAATAGAATTATATGGAACCGGTACCAAAAACAGAAAATAAACATACTAAAGTTAAAATGTTGATAGTAGGAGGAAATTGTAATGACTGAATGGACGAGAGAAAAACGCTATCAAAGATATGAGGAGGTCGATCAACAAACGATTGATATATTAACTGATCAAGTTGAAAAATCTAAATATAGACAAACATTTCATATTCAACCTAAGACTGGATTACTGAATGATCCCAATGGATTGATATATTTTAATGGGGTTTATTATGTATCGCATCAATGGTTTCCTTTAGGTCCAGTGCATGGTTTAAAATATTGGTATACATATACAAGTAAAGATTTGATACATTTTAATGCGGAAGGGCCATCGTTGAAGCCAGATACGAGAGATGATAGTCATGGGGTATATAGCGGTAGCGCCTTTGAATATAATGGCAATTTATATTACATGTATACAGCAAATCACCGTGATGATGACTGGAATAGAATTTCCACACAACACATAGCAAAAGTAAATCATGATGGGAGTGTAGAAAAGTTTCCCAAAGCAGTCATTAGTGCACCACCAGAAGGATATACCCAACACTTCAGAGATCCTAAAGTATTTACTAAAGATGGTGTTTTCTATGCAATAATAGCTGCTCAAAATGATTTAGAGCAAGGTAGAATTCTACAATATTATTCTACAGATATTGTGAATTGGGAATTACAAGGTGAGATTCAAACCAATTTAGAAGCGTTTGGTTATATGTGGGAATGTCCAGATTATTTTGATTTAGATGGTCATGATTTAATGCTATTCTGTCCGCAAGGTATTGAACCCTCTGGTGAGCAATTTCGAAATATTTATCAATCTGGTTATATTATGGGACAATATGATCTCAATCAGTTGAAAATGAATCACGCGGATTTTCATGAATTAGATTACGGGTTTGATTTTTATGCGCCTCAAACATTTTTAGACGAAAATGGTCAACGTATCTTAATAGGTTGGATGGGGTTGCCAGAAATAAATTATCCTTCTGATAAAGATGGATGGGCGCATTGTTTAACCATACCTCGTGTGCTCTCGGTTGAAGAAGGTAACTTAAAGCAACGACCTATTAAAGCCCTCGAACAATTAAGAACAAATAAAGAAACGGCTTTAGGTTATGCCAATAAATTCACCAGACAATTACATCCTTATGATGGTAAACAGTATGAACTAATTATTGATATATTGGAAAATGAAGCTACAGAAATATATTTCGAAGTACGAACGTCTAAATCTCAAACAACTTTGATTACTTATAATACTAGAGCAAAGAAAGTAACATTAGACCGAAGTGAAAGTGGCAAACTACCAGAACACGTTGATGGTACTACACGTAGTACCTATTTAGATACGCCATTATCAAATTTACAAATATTTATTGATACTTCAAGTATTGAAATCTTTTGTAATAACGGTGAACGTGTAATGACCTCAAGAATATTTACAGATGATGGTGCTACTGGTATAAAAGCTTCCACAGAATCAGGACAAGTATACCTTAGATTTACAAAATATGATTTGAAGGATGATGAAGGATGAAACGACTATTAGCGATTGGCGAAGCTTTAATTGATTTTATACCTAATACGACAGACTCTAAATTAAAAGATGTCGAAGGATTTTCGAGACAAGTAGGAGGCGCACCTTGCAATGTAGCGAGTGCTACTACTAAATTAGGTGGTAAAGCTGAAATGATTACCCAATTAGGTAATGATGCATTTGGTGATTTAATTGTAGAAACAATAGAGGATATAGGTGTCAATACCAACTATATTAAACGTACAAACGAAGCCAATACTGCATTAGCTTTTGTCAGTTTGACAAAAGAAGGAGAACGAGATTTTTCTTTTTATCGGAAGCCTTCCGCTGATATGCTCTATCAACCAGAGTATATTCAGGATATTGATGTAACACAAGATGATGTATTGCATTTTTGTTCTGTTGATTTAGTGGAGAGTCCAATGAAGCAAGCACATAAAGCTTTAATTAAAAAAGTGAGCATTGCAGGAGGCACAATAGTTTTTGATCCTAATGTACGATTGCCACTATGGGAAAACGAAGCGGATTGTAAACATGCAATTCAAGAATTCATACCACTTGCCAATATAGTTAAAATTTCGGATGAAGAGTTAACTTTTGTCACCGGTCAGAATGAAGAACTACAAGCTATTCAATGGTTATTTCAAGGTAAAGTTGAAGCGGTAATTTATACGAAAGGTCCAGACGGGGCTGTGATTTATTTGAAAGATGGCACGGTAGTTGAACAACCAGGATTTAAAGTGACGGCCGTTGATACTACTGGAGCAGGTGATGCCTTTATTGGTGCGTTAATAAGTAAATTATTGACTTCCGAATGTAATGAGCCAATTCAATTATTAAAAAATAATGGTCATGCCATACTTGAATTCAGTAATTATGTAGCAGCCATGGTTACAACTCAATATGGAGCAATTGGAAGTATTCCTACTATAGACGAAGTAAACAAAGCTTTGATTAAATAACAATAAAAAGAAGACTTAACATGGTGGATAATCACATGTTAAGTCTTCTTTTTATGTATTATATTTTCTTGACGTTTCTCACTGAAGCATAGCAATGTTCGTTGTTTTTAAAGTAAACAATACGTGATTTAGAATCTATAGACTCTATGTTATGTCGATTTATAACAAAACTATTATGACATCGGAAGAATCTATCATCAAGTTGATCCAGCTCTTTAAGATTGCCGTAAAATTCGATTTGACGATTATCTAAATGAGCAATTAATCTATGTGATTTAGTAGAGGATTCGAAAAACATAACATCATCATATTGAACATAGACTGAATTACTGCCACGTTTTAATTCTATCGTTTCCACATTAGATTCTTTGGAAAGTAGTTGCAATCTAGATTCAGAGGTATTAAGACAATCAATAATTCTTGATTTTAATTCATCAGGGTCATCTTTGAAGATGAAGTCCATAGCAGCAACTTTATACACGAAAGTAAGATAGGTAAGTTCACTATGACTTGTAACAAAAATAATATTACCGACAGGATCATATTTACGAATTTCACTTGCGAGTTTAATACCATTAATATCAGAGTTTAATTGAATATCTAAGAAGTAACATCCAATGTCGCTCGTGTTTTTTGAACGTTCTAGTATTTCATAAGGATCATCAGTTGCAACTTCAATTTGCATGGGTTTCTCTTCAATCATGATGTAGTTGTTGATGATTGATATCATGTTTTCACGTTGTCTTGCATCATCTTCACATATGAATATTTTCATGTTTTCACATCCTTATGAGTCAGAATTTAAAATTTCTACTTTTTGAATAAAGTAG
It encodes the following:
- a CDS encoding carbohydrate kinase family protein; the protein is MKRLLAIGEALIDFIPNTTDSKLKDVEGFSRQVGGAPCNVASATTKLGGKAEMITQLGNDAFGDLIVETIEDIGVNTNYIKRTNEANTALAFVSLTKEGERDFSFYRKPSADMLYQPEYIQDIDVTQDDVLHFCSVDLVESPMKQAHKALIKKVSIAGGTIVFDPNVRLPLWENEADCKHAIQEFIPLANIVKISDEELTFVTGQNEELQAIQWLFQGKVEAVIYTKGPDGAVIYLKDGTVVEQPGFKVTAVDTTGAGDAFIGALISKLLTSECNEPIQLLKNNGHAILEFSNYVAAMVTTQYGAIGSIPTIDEVNKALIK
- a CDS encoding sucrose-6-phosphate hydrolase, which gives rise to MTEWTREKRYQRYEEVDQQTIDILTDQVEKSKYRQTFHIQPKTGLLNDPNGLIYFNGVYYVSHQWFPLGPVHGLKYWYTYTSKDLIHFNAEGPSLKPDTRDDSHGVYSGSAFEYNGNLYYMYTANHRDDDWNRISTQHIAKVNHDGSVEKFPKAVISAPPEGYTQHFRDPKVFTKDGVFYAIIAAQNDLEQGRILQYYSTDIVNWELQGEIQTNLEAFGYMWECPDYFDLDGHDLMLFCPQGIEPSGEQFRNIYQSGYIMGQYDLNQLKMNHADFHELDYGFDFYAPQTFLDENGQRILIGWMGLPEINYPSDKDGWAHCLTIPRVLSVEEGNLKQRPIKALEQLRTNKETALGYANKFTRQLHPYDGKQYELIIDILENEATEIYFEVRTSKSQTTLITYNTRAKKVTLDRSESGKLPEHVDGTTRSTYLDTPLSNLQIFIDTSSIEIFCNNGERVMTSRIFTDDGATGIKASTESGQVYLRFTKYDLKDDEG
- the agrA gene encoding quorum-sensing response regulator AgrA, with product MKIFICEDDARQRENMISIINNYIMIEEKPMQIEVATDDPYEILERSKNTSDIGCYFLDIQLNSDINGIKLASEIRKYDPVGNIIFVTSHSELTYLTFVYKVAAMDFIFKDDPDELKSRIIDCLNTSESRLQLLSKESNVETIELKRGSNSVYVQYDDVMFFESSTKSHRLIAHLDNRQIEFYGNLKELDQLDDRFFRCHNSFVINRHNIESIDSKSRIVYFKNNEHCYASVRNVKKI